One Pseudomonas sp. MM213 genomic window, GTTGTGCCGCTGACGTTGGCGATTGCCAGCGTCAGCTTTCACCTACATTCCCGCCTCTTTTCCTACTCACCTGCCAATAATCCCCCGTAAAGTGGGCGATATATTCCCCGTGCAGCAGAAAAACGAGTAAAGACTTTGTAAGGTTGGCCCTGCTTATTTCATAATGCGCGCTTATTGGATCCCCTCGTTGGGTCCGCGCGCCCTTCAGAGGTAAGTCGATTCCCATGAACCGCACCGGCCGCGCCCTTGCAATGGGCTGCCTGTTGCTCCTTCAGCCCCTGCTCGCGCTCGCACAAGCAGGCGGCAACTCGTTGTTAATCCCAGCGATGGGTCGCTGCACCCTCAATACCCAGCCGCAAGACCTGGCACAGGCGCTCGCCGCCTGTCAGAAAGCGTCGGATGAAGGGGATGCGCAAGCGCAATACGAGTTGGGTGAGTTCTACTACGACGGCAAAAACACCCCGCGCGATCTGAAAAAAGCCCTGGATTACTTCGAAAAGGCCTCGCTGCAAGGCCATGCCCAGGCGCAATTCAAACTCGGCACCATGTTCTTCCACGGCGAAGGTGTACCGGCCAATAACGTTCAGGCGTACATCGTGCTGAAAATGGCGGCGGTCAATGGTGCGGAAGAAGCGCTGGATACGGCGGATGAAGTCGCCGAGAAGATGCCGCGTGAAGAGCTTGAAGTGGCGACTCAGGTGCTTGGGCAGATCTTCCGCAAGTACCTGATGGAATTGCAGAGCGCCGATGGGCGTACGCCTTTCTCGCCGCTTCCCTGATTTCTGCCTCGATCTTTCTGGCCCCTTCGCGGGCAAGCCTCGCTCCTACAGGTCTTATGCGCACACATAACCTGTAGGAGCGAGGCTTGCCCGCGAAGGGGCGACCCGGTCTTGAGGCTTACTTCTCAGGCATTGGCATCGGAAACGGCATCACATTGCCGACCGCGCCACGGGCTTCGCTGATTTTCGGGGTGCCCAGACGCTCGACTTCGTCGATGCGCACGATCGAATGCATCGGCACAAAACTGCGCACCACGCCCTCGAACTGAGCCTTGAGCTTCTCTTCGCTCGGGTCGACGACCACTTGCGTGCGCTCGCCAAAGACGAACTCTTCCACTTCAAGGAAGCCCCACAGATCACTTTGATAGATCTGCTTGGCGTACATTTCGTACACCTGGCCCTGATTGAGGAAAATCACCTTGTAGATTGGAGCTTCACGTTTGGTCATGGTGGGCGAGCAACACATCGGGGGATAAAAATGAGGGCGCGAACTATAGCATAGCCACCGGACGCGCAACGGTAGGAACCTTGGGACATGTTCCCTATAATGCGCGGTTCTTTGAATCACGTGATGACTGTATCCATGGCCAAGAAGCTTTACATCGAAACCCACGGTTGCCAGATGAACGAGTACGACAGCTCGCGCATGGTTGATCTGCTGGGTGAACATCAGGCCCTGGAAGTCACCGCTCGCGCTGAAGACGCCGACGTGATCCTCCTCAACACCTGCTCGATCCGCGAACGCGCCCAGGACCGGGTGTATTCCCAGCTCGGCCGCTGGCGCGAACTGAAACTGGCCAACCCGGAGATGGTGATCGCCGTCGGCGGTTGCGTCGCCAGCCAGGAAGGCGCCGCCATCCGCGATCGCGCACCGTACGTCGACGTGGTGTTCGGCCCGCAAACCCTGCACCGTCTGCCGGAAATGATCGACGCCGCACGCGCCACCAAGCTGCCGCAAGTCGACGTCTCGTTCCCGGAAATCGAAAAATTCGACCACCTGCCCGAGCCGCGCATCGATGGCCCGAGCGCTTATGTGTCGGTGATGGAAGGTTGCAGCAAGTACTGCACATTCTGCGTGGTGCCCTACACCCGCGGCGAAGAAGTCAGCCGCCCGTTCGATGACGTGATTGCCGAGATCATCCACCTCGCCGAGAACGGCGTGCGTGAAGTGACGTTGCTGGGCCAGAACGTCAACGGTTATCGCGGGACCACTCACGATGGTCGCCTGGCGGACCTCGCCGAGCTGATCCGCGTGGTCGCCGCTGTCGATGGCATCGACCGGATTCGTTACACCACCTCCCACCCGCTGGAGTTCTCCGACAGCCTGATCCAGGCCCACGCCGAAGTACCGGAACTGGTGAAACACCTGCACTTGCCGGTGCAATCGGGTTCGGAC contains:
- the miaB gene encoding tRNA (N6-isopentenyl adenosine(37)-C2)-methylthiotransferase MiaB; this translates as MAKKLYIETHGCQMNEYDSSRMVDLLGEHQALEVTARAEDADVILLNTCSIRERAQDRVYSQLGRWRELKLANPEMVIAVGGCVASQEGAAIRDRAPYVDVVFGPQTLHRLPEMIDAARATKLPQVDVSFPEIEKFDHLPEPRIDGPSAYVSVMEGCSKYCTFCVVPYTRGEEVSRPFDDVIAEIIHLAENGVREVTLLGQNVNGYRGTTHDGRLADLAELIRVVAAVDGIDRIRYTTSHPLEFSDSLIQAHAEVPELVKHLHLPVQSGSDRILSAMKRNHTALEYKSKLRKLRAAVPGICISSDFIVGFPGETEKDFEQTMKLIEDVGFDFSYSFVYSQRPGTPAADLADETPEELKKERLNALQHRLNQQGFEISRQMVGSVQRILVTDYSKKDPGELQGRTENNRIVNFRCDNPTLIGQFADVHIDAAQPHSLRGSLIQ
- a CDS encoding tetratricopeptide repeat protein, with amino-acid sequence MNRTGRALAMGCLLLLQPLLALAQAGGNSLLIPAMGRCTLNTQPQDLAQALAACQKASDEGDAQAQYELGEFYYDGKNTPRDLKKALDYFEKASLQGHAQAQFKLGTMFFHGEGVPANNVQAYIVLKMAAVNGAEEALDTADEVAEKMPREELEVATQVLGQIFRKYLMELQSADGRTPFSPLP
- a CDS encoding DUF1820 family protein — protein: MTKREAPIYKVIFLNQGQVYEMYAKQIYQSDLWGFLEVEEFVFGERTQVVVDPSEEKLKAQFEGVVRSFVPMHSIVRIDEVERLGTPKISEARGAVGNVMPFPMPMPEK